The uncultured Roseibium sp. genome contains a region encoding:
- a CDS encoding biotin/lipoyl-containing protein, which yields MAHDVIMPALGMAQETGLILAWRKSPGDPVKTGDVLMEVETDKAAMEVEAQADGFLTEVRAGEGEEVPVGEVIAVISDSAEDVKAASEPKREASKQEQAVQEAPKQETAPDAPAPAGVAKPAPQAVPKKAADLSVNGRVLASPKAKRLAEERGLDLTRLAKAGHPQPYRVADLEVLAAMPGAASGAAAVERLLARARVKAAAFDGFCGWLATESKIGGEGDTDVGRVLASFAAGSLRTVTGAADIVVRVAAPRKQPKSYADPDLAGLTRMEASEMEPEPDLIVYDLTATRLTDAELAASQVPTLTVARNGVRLAVSIAASPDRLDDEALLACLDAFAGRLEEPLRHLL from the coding sequence ATGGCTCATGACGTGATCATGCCGGCGCTTGGGATGGCGCAGGAGACCGGATTGATCCTGGCCTGGCGCAAAAGCCCCGGCGATCCTGTCAAGACCGGCGACGTGCTGATGGAGGTGGAGACCGACAAGGCGGCGATGGAGGTCGAGGCCCAGGCGGATGGCTTTTTGACGGAAGTCCGCGCCGGGGAGGGCGAAGAGGTTCCCGTCGGCGAGGTGATCGCGGTGATCTCCGACAGTGCCGAGGACGTCAAGGCGGCGTCCGAGCCGAAACGGGAAGCGTCGAAGCAAGAACAAGCCGTCCAGGAAGCGCCGAAGCAGGAAACCGCGCCTGACGCGCCGGCTCCGGCGGGCGTGGCAAAGCCCGCGCCCCAGGCCGTTCCGAAGAAGGCGGCTGACCTGTCTGTGAACGGCAGGGTGCTGGCGTCGCCCAAAGCGAAACGCCTGGCGGAGGAACGCGGGCTCGATCTGACCCGCCTGGCAAAGGCCGGTCATCCCCAGCCTTACCGGGTGGCGGATCTGGAGGTGCTCGCCGCCATGCCGGGTGCTGCTTCCGGAGCCGCCGCGGTTGAACGTCTCCTGGCGCGGGCACGGGTCAAGGCGGCAGCCTTCGACGGCTTCTGCGGCTGGCTTGCTACTGAGAGCAAAATTGGGGGCGAAGGGGATACGGATGTGGGCAGGGTGCTGGCGTCGTTTGCCGCCGGCAGTTTGCGCACCGTAACCGGGGCCGCCGACATTGTCGTGCGGGTTGCAGCACCGCGCAAGCAGCCGAAGAGCTATGCGGATCCGGATCTGGCCGGGCTAACCCGGATGGAGGCCTCGGAGATGGAACCTGAGCCGGATCTGATCGTTTACGATCTGACGGCAACGCGTCTGACCGATGCGGAGCTTGCTGCGTCACAGGTGCCGACCTTGACCGTGGCCCGTAACGGGGTCAGGCTGGCCGTCTCTATTGCGGCCTCTCCCGACCGGCTCGACGACGAGGCGCTGCTTGCCTGCCTCGATGCCTTTGCCGGCCGGCTGGAAGAGCCGCTCAGGCACCTTCTTTAA
- a CDS encoding Xaa-Pro peptidase family protein, translating into MNRALTPNLLTPQDLDQNWRWEGRLPAWGHTSVDFERRVDHDRLRRYRLARTRQALKASPAGTLLLFDVNNIRYVSSTKIGEWERDKMCRFCLLTGDDSPYVWDFGSAAVHHKKFSDWLEPDHCRAGVVGMRGTIPPEFGLMRKYAKEIAGLIRDAGMADMPVGVDYAETAMFHALKEEGINVIDGQQIMLSAREIKNWDEIQLLTQAASMVDGVYHMIYEELKPGIRENDIVAMSNKMLYEMGSDDVEAINAISGERCNPHPHNFTDRYFRPGDQAFFDILQSYQGYRTCYYRTFNIGRATPAQHDAYVKAREWIDASIAMIKPGVSTDKVAEVWPKAEEFGFPSEEAAFGLQFGHGLGLALHERPIISRAVSLDHPMEIKTGMVFALETYCPAADGYSAARIEEEVVVTDTGCEVISLFPAEELPIANRY; encoded by the coding sequence ATGAACCGCGCACTGACCCCGAACTTGTTGACCCCTCAGGATCTCGACCAGAATTGGCGTTGGGAGGGACGTTTGCCTGCGTGGGGGCACACGTCGGTCGATTTCGAGCGCCGGGTCGACCATGACCGTCTGCGCCGCTACCGTCTGGCCCGGACCCGGCAGGCCCTGAAGGCGTCTCCGGCGGGCACGCTGTTGCTGTTCGACGTGAATAACATCCGCTACGTGTCGTCGACCAAGATCGGCGAGTGGGAGCGGGACAAGATGTGCCGGTTCTGCCTGCTGACGGGGGACGATTCCCCTTACGTGTGGGACTTCGGCTCGGCTGCGGTTCACCACAAGAAGTTTTCCGACTGGCTGGAGCCGGATCACTGCCGCGCCGGAGTGGTCGGCATGCGCGGGACGATCCCGCCGGAATTCGGCCTGATGCGCAAATACGCAAAGGAAATCGCCGGCCTGATCCGCGATGCGGGGATGGCGGACATGCCGGTCGGGGTCGACTATGCGGAAACCGCCATGTTCCACGCCTTGAAGGAAGAAGGCATCAACGTGATCGACGGCCAGCAGATCATGCTGTCGGCGCGCGAGATCAAGAACTGGGACGAGATCCAGCTTCTGACCCAGGCCGCCTCCATGGTCGACGGCGTCTACCACATGATCTACGAGGAGCTGAAGCCCGGCATCCGCGAGAACGACATCGTCGCAATGTCGAACAAGATGCTCTACGAGATGGGCTCCGACGATGTGGAGGCGATCAACGCGATCTCCGGCGAGCGCTGCAACCCGCATCCGCACAACTTCACCGACCGCTACTTCCGCCCCGGCGACCAGGCGTTCTTCGACATCCTGCAGTCCTACCAGGGCTACCGGACCTGCTATTACCGCACCTTCAACATCGGCCGGGCAACGCCGGCCCAGCACGATGCCTATGTGAAGGCGCGCGAATGGATCGACGCGTCCATTGCCATGATCAAGCCGGGCGTGTCGACCGACAAGGTCGCCGAGGTCTGGCCGAAGGCGGAGGAGTTCGGCTTCCCGAGCGAGGAAGCCGCCTTCGGGTTGCAGTTCGGGCATGGGCTGGGTCTCGCGCTGCACGAGCGTCCGATCATCTCCAGAGCCGTTTCGCTCGACCACCCCATGGAGATCAAGACGGGGATGGTGTTCGCGCTGGAGACCTATTGCCCGGCGGCGGACGGCTATTCGGCGGCGCGGATCGAGGAAGAGGTCGTGGTGACGGATACCGGCTGCGAGGTAATCTCGCTGTTCCCGGCCGAAGAGCTTCCGATCGCCAACCGCTACTGA
- a CDS encoding thiamine pyrophosphate-dependent dehydrogenase E1 component subunit alpha, with the protein MAAKAARKSKSNTEAYLRMYRQMVRIRAFEDNANQLYLSAKMPGLTHMYSGQEAVAVGICEALEDTDYITSTHRGHGHCVAKGAEFKQMFCELLGKEEGYCRGKGGSMHIADQSHGNLGANAIVGGSTGIATGAALSAKYLKTGSVAVCFFGDGATAQGLLYEVMNMASLWKLPVIYACENNGYSEYTKTDEIAAGSLTERAKAFGMEAFHVDGQDVLAVNELTQELVARARKGEGPFFVELETYRYHGHHVGDINRTYYRSKDEEAEWKEKRDPIVNFGKWLTGEKIVTADDLAAIDAEVKADAKAAVDYALEAKYPDASEVTMHVYAEAS; encoded by the coding sequence ATGGCAGCCAAAGCAGCCAGAAAATCCAAATCCAATACCGAAGCCTACCTGCGCATGTACCGGCAGATGGTGCGCATCCGCGCGTTTGAGGACAATGCCAACCAGCTGTATCTCTCGGCGAAGATGCCGGGGCTGACCCACATGTATTCCGGCCAGGAGGCGGTGGCGGTCGGCATCTGCGAGGCGCTGGAGGATACCGATTACATCACCTCCACCCACCGCGGCCACGGCCACTGCGTCGCCAAGGGCGCGGAGTTCAAACAGATGTTCTGCGAGCTCCTGGGCAAGGAGGAAGGCTATTGCCGGGGCAAGGGCGGGTCGATGCATATCGCCGACCAGAGCCACGGCAATCTGGGCGCCAATGCCATTGTTGGCGGTTCCACGGGCATTGCCACCGGCGCGGCCCTGTCTGCCAAGTATCTCAAGACCGGATCGGTGGCGGTGTGCTTCTTTGGCGACGGCGCGACTGCGCAGGGGCTTTTGTACGAGGTGATGAACATGGCCTCGCTGTGGAAGCTTCCGGTGATCTATGCCTGCGAGAACAACGGCTATTCGGAATATACCAAGACGGATGAGATTGCCGCCGGCTCGCTGACGGAAAGGGCAAAGGCGTTCGGTATGGAAGCCTTCCATGTGGACGGCCAGGACGTGCTGGCGGTCAACGAACTGACCCAGGAGCTGGTGGCACGTGCGAGGAAAGGCGAAGGCCCGTTCTTCGTTGAACTTGAAACCTACCGCTATCACGGCCACCATGTGGGCGACATCAACCGGACCTACTACCGCTCCAAGGACGAAGAGGCGGAGTGGAAGGAGAAACGCGATCCGATCGTCAACTTCGGCAAGTGGCTGACGGGTGAGAAGATCGTGACGGCCGATGACCTTGCCGCCATCGATGCGGAGGTGAAGGCGGATGCGAAGGCTGCGGTCGACTATGCGCTGGAGGCGAAGTATCCGGATGCATCGGAAGTGACCATGCATGTTTATGCGGAGGCGTCATGA
- a CDS encoding alpha-ketoacid dehydrogenase subunit beta, translated as MRQITLSQAVNEAIAEEMRLDPKIFLIGEDVAEAGTPFKVLSGLVEEFGTERIIDTPISEPGFMGMAVGAAMTGSRPIVDLMFGDFLFLVMDQLCNQAAKTHYMSGGKLKVPLVLRTNLGATRRSAAQHSQSLHALVAHIPGLKVALPSSAYEAKGLLKTAIRDDNPVVIFEDKLMYNDKAPVPEEEYLIPFGEAAILREGQDVTLVATSSMVQVCQKAAELLEADGISAEVIDPRTIVPLDEDTIVGSAKKTSRAVVVDEGHQSYGVTAEIAARIADRAFYHLDAPVQRIGAMDVPVPFSPALEDLTVPTPETVADRARKLCKGEL; from the coding sequence ATGCGGCAGATCACGCTCTCCCAGGCGGTCAACGAGGCGATCGCGGAAGAAATGCGCCTCGATCCGAAGATCTTCCTGATCGGTGAGGACGTCGCCGAAGCAGGAACCCCGTTCAAGGTGCTCTCCGGCCTTGTGGAGGAGTTCGGGACCGAACGGATCATCGACACGCCGATCTCCGAGCCGGGTTTCATGGGGATGGCGGTTGGGGCGGCCATGACAGGCTCCCGGCCGATCGTCGACCTGATGTTCGGCGACTTCCTGTTCCTGGTGATGGACCAGCTGTGCAACCAGGCGGCCAAGACCCATTACATGTCCGGCGGCAAGCTGAAGGTGCCGCTGGTGCTGAGAACCAACCTGGGCGCCACGCGGCGCTCAGCTGCCCAGCACTCGCAATCCCTGCATGCGCTTGTGGCCCATATTCCGGGGCTAAAGGTGGCGCTGCCGTCGTCGGCCTACGAGGCCAAGGGTTTGTTGAAGACGGCGATCCGGGACGACAACCCGGTCGTGATCTTCGAAGACAAGTTGATGTACAACGACAAGGCCCCGGTGCCGGAGGAGGAGTATCTCATTCCCTTCGGCGAGGCGGCCATCCTGCGCGAAGGCCAGGACGTCACGCTGGTGGCGACCTCGTCGATGGTACAGGTCTGCCAGAAGGCCGCCGAATTGCTGGAGGCGGACGGGATCTCGGCGGAGGTAATCGATCCGCGCACCATCGTGCCGCTCGACGAGGACACGATCGTCGGCTCGGCTAAGAAGACGAGCCGGGCGGTGGTGGTCGACGAGGGTCACCAGAGTTATGGGGTGACGGCGGAGATCGCCGCGCGGATTGCCGACAGGGCCTTCTATCACCTGGACGCGCCGGTTCAGCGCATCGGCGCCATGGATGTGCCGGTGCCGTTTTCTCCCGCGCTGGAAGACCTGACCGTGCCGACGCCGGAGACGGTGGCCGACCGGGCGCGCAAGCTTTGCAAGGGGGAACTCTGA
- a CDS encoding ABC transporter ATP-binding protein — MLEVKGLSKHFGGITAVNNCSFTVERGSITGLIGPNGAGKTTAFNCISRTMIPSAGEVWLDGTRIDTLRPHQITAHGLSRTFQISRNLADMTVLENVICQSKIRGWRDLFRPAMSREEIDKACGILDFLGITRIAHEDGSNLSYGQKKLMDLAALLMSDPKIILLDEPAGGVNPTLLEEIVGHIRKLNDKGLTVLIVEHNMDLIMRLSHRIVVMAQGQVIAEGEPADIQKDPAVLEAYLGGAIEEAA; from the coding sequence ATGCTTGAAGTGAAAGGCCTGAGCAAGCATTTCGGCGGAATCACGGCGGTCAACAATTGCAGTTTCACTGTGGAACGCGGTTCGATTACCGGCCTGATCGGCCCGAATGGGGCGGGCAAGACAACGGCTTTCAATTGCATCAGCCGGACCATGATCCCGTCGGCAGGCGAGGTCTGGCTGGACGGTACGCGCATCGATACCCTGCGTCCGCACCAGATTACCGCTCACGGGCTTTCCCGCACCTTCCAGATATCGCGCAACCTTGCGGATATGACGGTTCTGGAAAACGTGATCTGCCAATCCAAGATCCGTGGTTGGCGTGATTTGTTCCGTCCCGCCATGAGCAGGGAGGAAATCGACAAGGCCTGCGGCATCCTCGATTTTCTAGGCATTACCCGGATCGCCCATGAGGACGGATCCAATCTCAGTTATGGCCAGAAGAAACTCATGGATCTTGCCGCGCTTTTGATGAGCGATCCGAAAATCATCCTCCTGGATGAACCGGCAGGTGGTGTGAACCCGACGTTGCTGGAGGAGATTGTCGGTCATATCCGGAAGCTGAACGACAAGGGACTGACCGTCCTGATCGTGGAACACAATATGGACCTGATCATGCGGCTCTCCCATCGCATCGTCGTGATGGCGCAAGGGCAGGTGATCGCCGAAGGCGAACCGGCTGATATCCAGAAAGATCCGGCAGTCCTGGAAGCTTATCTGGGCGGAGCGATCGAGGAGGCAGCCTGA
- a CDS encoding NAD-dependent succinate-semialdehyde dehydrogenase produces the protein MNKPALNIDAQQFLSDLYVGGEWRAGAGGERFDVLNPATEEVLTSVASAEIADADAALDAAEVAFADWSARKPRERSEILRKCFELMTARLDDFAKLITLENGKAGTDARGEAAYSAEFFRWFAEEAVRADGLITHAPASGARIIVQHKPAGIAVLVTPWNYPAAMGTRKIAPALAAGCPVIIKPASETPLTMLALMPLLEEAGVPKGLVNVLPSKKTGALVDHMLHDPRVRVVSFTGSTGVGRKLLHSAADNVLKPAMELGGNAPLIVFEDADIDIAVEGAMLAKMRNLGEACTAANRIYVHEAVADVFADKMTAAMASLKMGNGLDPNVDVGPLVNADTRDKVAAFVDDAVQKGAKVLLGGTAPGGTGFFYPPTVMTNVPETADCVHDEIFGPVAAIQTFTDQEDVIRRANDTEYGLVAYVFSEDMKRALQVCERLDYGMVGLNRGLVSDPAAPFGGTKQSGLGREGGHEGMLEFMETQYISASW, from the coding sequence ATGAACAAGCCCGCTTTGAATATCGATGCGCAACAGTTTTTGTCCGATCTCTATGTCGGTGGCGAGTGGCGTGCCGGCGCAGGCGGGGAGCGGTTCGACGTTCTCAATCCTGCAACGGAAGAGGTGCTGACCTCGGTTGCGTCCGCCGAGATCGCCGATGCCGACGCCGCCCTTGACGCAGCCGAGGTCGCCTTTGCCGATTGGTCCGCGCGCAAGCCGCGCGAGCGTTCTGAAATCCTGCGCAAGTGCTTCGAGCTGATGACCGCAAGGCTCGACGACTTCGCCAAGCTAATCACCCTGGAAAACGGCAAGGCGGGCACGGACGCACGGGGCGAGGCGGCCTATTCGGCGGAGTTCTTCCGCTGGTTTGCCGAAGAGGCTGTGCGCGCCGACGGTCTGATCACCCATGCGCCCGCTTCTGGCGCCCGCATCATCGTTCAGCATAAGCCGGCCGGCATCGCCGTGCTGGTGACGCCGTGGAACTATCCGGCCGCCATGGGCACGCGCAAGATCGCGCCGGCCCTTGCCGCCGGCTGCCCGGTGATCATCAAGCCTGCTTCCGAAACCCCGCTCACCATGCTGGCCCTGATGCCGCTTCTGGAAGAGGCGGGCGTGCCGAAGGGTCTCGTCAACGTGTTGCCGTCGAAGAAGACCGGCGCGCTGGTCGACCACATGCTGCACGACCCGCGTGTCCGGGTGGTCTCCTTTACCGGCTCCACCGGAGTCGGGCGCAAGCTCCTGCATTCGGCCGCCGACAACGTGCTCAAGCCGGCCATGGAGCTTGGCGGCAACGCCCCGCTGATCGTCTTTGAAGACGCCGATATCGATATTGCGGTCGAAGGCGCCATGCTGGCCAAGATGCGCAATCTGGGCGAGGCCTGCACGGCGGCGAACCGGATCTATGTGCATGAGGCGGTTGCCGACGTCTTCGCCGACAAGATGACCGCCGCAATGGCCTCGCTGAAGATGGGCAACGGCCTGGACCCGAATGTGGATGTCGGCCCCCTGGTCAATGCGGACACGCGCGACAAGGTCGCTGCCTTCGTTGACGATGCGGTTCAAAAGGGCGCGAAGGTTCTGCTTGGCGGTACGGCGCCGGGCGGCACGGGCTTCTTTTATCCGCCGACGGTGATGACGAACGTGCCGGAGACCGCGGACTGCGTCCATGACGAGATCTTCGGGCCAGTCGCGGCAATCCAGACCTTCACCGACCAGGAAGACGTTATCAGGAGGGCCAACGACACCGAATACGGGCTGGTGGCCTACGTCTTCTCCGAAGACATGAAGAGGGCGCTGCAGGTCTGCGAGCGGCTGGACTACGGCATGGTTGGCCTCAACCGAGGTCTGGTCTCCGATCCGGCCGCCCCCTTCGGCGGCACCAAGCAGTCCGGCCTCGGCCGGGAGGGCGGCCACGAGGGTATGCTGGAGTTCATGGAAACCCAGTATATTTCCGCAAGCTGGTAA
- a CDS encoding ABC transporter ATP-binding protein, which translates to MEQLLEVTSLTAGYGDGPAILDGAHLTVEPGKIHCIIGPNGAGKSTLLKAICGMLKIRKGDVKFKGESLKGLRPDQVLRKGICFVPQERALFPKMTVRENLRMGGFSLADKSGLEKRIDEIEERFPILRERRDQHAGTMSGGQQQTLAMARTLIIKPDIVMLDEPSLGLAPKIVAEMFDIMRMMAGEGITILLVEQNALTGLKNSDWGVVLDLGRTLFEGPADDVLCDPRIQELYLGGKKAA; encoded by the coding sequence ATGGAACAACTTCTGGAAGTCACCAGCCTGACGGCCGGTTACGGTGACGGCCCGGCCATTCTGGACGGTGCTCACCTGACAGTCGAACCGGGCAAGATCCATTGCATCATCGGCCCGAACGGCGCCGGCAAATCCACCCTGCTCAAGGCCATTTGCGGGATGCTGAAGATCCGCAAGGGCGACGTCAAGTTCAAGGGTGAAAGCCTGAAGGGACTGCGCCCCGACCAGGTCCTGCGCAAGGGCATCTGTTTCGTGCCGCAGGAGCGGGCTCTGTTTCCGAAAATGACCGTGCGCGAAAACCTTCGCATGGGCGGGTTTTCACTTGCCGACAAGTCCGGCCTGGAAAAGCGGATCGACGAGATCGAGGAACGGTTTCCGATCCTGCGCGAACGCCGGGATCAGCATGCCGGAACCATGTCGGGGGGGCAGCAGCAGACGCTCGCCATGGCCCGTACGCTGATCATCAAGCCGGACATCGTCATGCTTGATGAACCGTCGCTCGGGTTGGCGCCGAAGATCGTGGCGGAAATGTTCGACATCATGCGGATGATGGCCGGAGAGGGGATCACCATTCTGCTCGTCGAGCAGAACGCCCTTACAGGTCTGAAGAATTCCGATTGGGGCGTGGTCCTCGATCTGGGGCGGACCCTGTTCGAAGGGCCGGCGGACGATGTGCTTTGCGACCCGCGTATCCAGGAACTCTATCTCGGTGGAAAGAAGGCAGCGTGA
- a CDS encoding branched-chain amino acid ABC transporter permease → MGEIIQIITLGLALGGVYALMGSGLSLVFGVMRIVNLAHPVLIMGGSYVAYWGFRLYGVDPLVMLPVAVVILAATGVILYKLVFEREARSAKYSEMTVLLTFALAMVVEGALGAAFTNTQRVTSPDYATDAFFIGDVFIPKGQLYAGIVSLAIISALALFLKYSRFGYAIRATTQNREAAELLGVNVNFVGLASFAIGLGLAGAAGSLVSFVFSFYPSKHWEWIAILMSLVVLGGMGSILGTVLAALILSVIAAFVGTYFGATWSTLTFFVALFVVLMVRPQGLFGEKPELA, encoded by the coding sequence ATGGGTGAGATCATTCAAATCATCACTCTCGGCCTTGCCCTCGGCGGGGTTTATGCCCTGATGGGCTCCGGACTCAGCCTCGTTTTCGGGGTGATGCGGATCGTCAATCTTGCGCACCCGGTCCTGATCATGGGCGGGTCCTATGTGGCCTATTGGGGCTTCCGGCTCTACGGGGTGGATCCGCTCGTCATGCTGCCGGTTGCGGTCGTCATCCTCGCGGCAACCGGGGTTATTCTGTACAAGCTGGTCTTCGAACGGGAAGCCCGCTCGGCGAAATATTCCGAGATGACGGTTCTTCTGACCTTTGCGCTGGCTATGGTCGTGGAAGGCGCGCTTGGCGCGGCTTTCACCAACACGCAGCGGGTGACCTCGCCGGATTACGCGACCGACGCCTTCTTCATCGGGGACGTCTTTATACCGAAGGGCCAGCTTTACGCTGGCATCGTTTCACTGGCGATCATTTCGGCCCTTGCGCTGTTCCTTAAATATTCCCGGTTCGGTTATGCCATCCGTGCCACGACCCAGAACCGTGAAGCGGCCGAGTTGCTCGGGGTCAATGTCAACTTCGTTGGCCTCGCAAGCTTTGCCATAGGCCTGGGTCTTGCCGGTGCGGCCGGTTCGCTGGTGTCCTTCGTGTTCTCCTTCTATCCATCCAAGCACTGGGAGTGGATCGCGATCCTGATGTCGCTGGTCGTGCTCGGCGGTATGGGATCGATCCTGGGAACGGTGCTGGCCGCCCTCATTCTGTCGGTGATTGCCGCGTTCGTCGGCACGTATTTCGGCGCGACATGGTCGACGCTCACCTTCTTCGTGGCGCTCTTCGTGGTGCTCATGGTCCGGCCTCAAGGGCTCTTTGGCGAAAAACCGGAGTTGGCATAG
- a CDS encoding branched-chain amino acid ABC transporter permease, with protein sequence MTSLDTNDVLTARKAYYAGLAEEADKGRVVWFPIAVLAVLLVLPVLQFTGNYNYLIHLVLFTACYVVMASGWNILGGFAGYISLGHNVFFAVGGYFAGMIFARYGISTIILAPLAGLVAAALGYLIGLITLRVRGPSFIISSLALVMIFKILFDNWDFVGGSNGLSLAANDLPVQWAKLPYYYAFIVMAAFSVWASYRIKHSKFGLGLRAISKDEIKSESAGINTRFYKALAFAISAFFVGMAGAVWGEYLTYIRPNIFLIILVSVNMVLMCILGGKGTVAGPVIGAMLLVAFNEFFVATLGASEINIFATGMIMMLCLMFFPLGIVGTLARHKKLPRVLNWD encoded by the coding sequence GTGACAAGCCTAGATACAAACGACGTTCTCACCGCCCGGAAAGCCTATTATGCGGGCCTCGCCGAAGAGGCGGACAAAGGACGGGTGGTCTGGTTTCCGATTGCGGTTCTGGCGGTCCTGCTTGTGTTGCCGGTCCTGCAGTTCACCGGAAACTACAACTACCTGATCCACCTGGTTCTGTTCACTGCCTGTTATGTGGTGATGGCGTCCGGCTGGAACATACTCGGCGGCTTTGCCGGTTATATCTCGCTCGGCCATAATGTGTTCTTCGCCGTTGGTGGCTATTTCGCGGGGATGATCTTCGCCCGCTACGGGATATCGACCATCATCCTGGCACCTCTTGCAGGTTTGGTCGCGGCGGCCCTTGGCTACCTGATCGGCCTGATCACCCTGAGGGTCCGTGGTCCGTCCTTCATCATCTCGTCGCTGGCGCTGGTGATGATCTTCAAGATCCTGTTCGATAACTGGGACTTCGTCGGCGGATCGAACGGACTGTCTCTGGCGGCGAATGACCTTCCCGTTCAGTGGGCCAAGTTGCCCTACTACTATGCCTTCATCGTCATGGCCGCCTTCTCGGTCTGGGCGAGTTACCGGATCAAGCACTCCAAATTCGGCCTGGGGCTCCGGGCGATTTCAAAGGACGAGATCAAGTCCGAGAGCGCGGGGATCAATACCCGGTTCTACAAGGCTCTCGCCTTTGCGATTTCCGCCTTCTTCGTCGGTATGGCCGGGGCGGTCTGGGGCGAATACCTGACCTACATCCGGCCCAATATCTTCCTGATCATTCTGGTGTCGGTGAACATGGTGCTGATGTGCATCCTGGGTGGAAAGGGGACAGTCGCAGGTCCGGTCATCGGCGCGATGCTGCTGGTCGCCTTCAACGAATTCTTCGTCGCCACCCTCGGCGCTTCGGAGATCAACATCTTCGCGACTGGCATGATCATGATGCTGTGCCTGATGTTCTTCCCGCTCGGCATCGTCGGCACTTTGGCACGCCACAAGAAACTTCCCCGCGTACTGAACTGGGACTGA
- a CDS encoding glutathione S-transferase family protein, which yields MTDFVLYNAPQSTCSQRVRYALNAKGLEFEEHKLDLFSGDQLKPDYLAINPNGVVPALVHDGTPIIDSAVILEYLEDVFPDRAPMRPVDPREIAKLRAMMRFVDEVPTPAIRMPSYNLAFLPHFQAMSEEDFQALCDSKPLRREFLMKMGRTGFPKADMDEALGRLRRGIERMAIWLAESGGPWIMGDEISLVDLAIMPVIVRMDDINLGSIWDDHPEIGDWLDRIRETEPFKQTYYHGALLTEKYPHLAKLREQKTVEA from the coding sequence ATGACCGACTTTGTCCTTTACAACGCTCCCCAGTCCACCTGCTCGCAGCGCGTGCGCTATGCGCTGAATGCCAAGGGGCTGGAGTTCGAGGAACACAAGCTGGATCTTTTCTCCGGGGATCAGTTGAAGCCGGACTACCTTGCAATCAACCCCAACGGGGTGGTGCCGGCCCTGGTTCACGACGGAACGCCGATCATCGACAGTGCCGTGATCCTGGAATACCTGGAAGACGTCTTTCCGGACCGGGCGCCCATGCGGCCGGTAGATCCGCGGGAGATAGCGAAACTCAGGGCGATGATGCGCTTTGTCGACGAGGTGCCAACGCCTGCAATCCGGATGCCGTCCTACAATCTGGCGTTCCTGCCTCATTTCCAGGCCATGTCGGAAGAGGACTTTCAGGCGCTTTGCGACAGCAAGCCGCTGCGCCGTGAGTTTCTGATGAAGATGGGGCGGACCGGTTTTCCCAAGGCGGATATGGATGAGGCACTTGGGCGGTTGCGCCGGGGTATCGAACGCATGGCCATTTGGCTGGCGGAAAGCGGGGGCCCCTGGATCATGGGTGACGAGATCAGCCTGGTCGATCTGGCGATCATGCCGGTAATCGTGCGCATGGACGACATCAACCTCGGATCGATCTGGGACGATCACCCCGAAATCGGTGACTGGCTGGACCGGATCCGGGAGACCGAGCCTTTCAAGCAGACCTATTATCACGGGGCGCTGTTGACCGAGAAATATCCGCATCTGGCGAAATTGCGGGAACAGAAGACGGTCGAGGCTTGA
- a CDS encoding DMT family transporter, which yields MQLVPYMLAALAVGIVVSFQPPMNGMLAKSVGSAYGAAAVSIGIAFASIVLLVLIAGHGEISRRTLGSVPWWVYLSGTIGAAFVAAGAAIAPVTGGLVFFICIVAGQLIGSMLVDHFGAFGLEVRAMSPMRFLGLAMVLGGAVLVSQS from the coding sequence ATGCAGCTTGTGCCCTACATGCTGGCAGCCCTGGCCGTTGGGATTGTCGTGTCGTTTCAGCCGCCGATGAACGGCATGCTGGCGAAGTCGGTTGGCAGTGCCTATGGCGCGGCCGCGGTTTCGATCGGCATAGCCTTCGCCAGTATCGTTCTACTCGTTCTCATAGCCGGACATGGCGAGATCAGCCGGCGGACGCTCGGCAGCGTGCCCTGGTGGGTTTACCTCTCCGGCACAATCGGTGCTGCATTCGTGGCTGCCGGGGCCGCGATCGCACCCGTGACCGGCGGGCTTGTCTTTTTCATCTGCATCGTCGCAGGCCAGCTGATCGGCTCCATGTTGGTGGATCATTTCGGCGCCTTTGGCCTTGAGGTGCGGGCCATGTCCCCAATGAGGTTTCTGGGTCTGGCGATGGTTCTGGGAGGCGCAGTCCTTGTCAGTCAGAGCTGA